The window TTGCCTTTATATATACAATCCCCCAAGTGTTAGAGCTTTGAAATATGAAATCTCAAGCACTTGATTGTTCCTTCCATTTGGTCCAtttcctgaaaaggaaaatacataCGGGACTCAGAGTTATacatttagatgatgactgcttaacccTTTTTATTCCATCAGAAAGGTTATAACCTAGACCGGGAATAATTCTGTATTCCGCGTGTCTTTCGGGTCTAATGTCATCATTTGGTATGGgctagctttttgcctatcatctaaaattgttagtataatttaaaagaacaaaataaaatcaCAATTGAGCGATACCTAACAGTGGGTACTTCCTTTGCCTAGAAGTAATACTTTTTTAAATGAACAACATTCCAATTCGACGGTAGTACCTTGCCTTCCATGGTTTCCAACTCATAAGCCCCTTTTCCAGCGATGCTTTGAATCTTGTAAGGACCTTCCCAATTTGAACTCAACTTCCCTGCACTAGTTGCTTTTGTTGTTTGAAAAACTTTTTTGAGAACGAAGTCTCCAATCTTGAAGTATCTAAGATGAGCTTTCCTGTTGTAGTATCGCTCAATAATTTGCTTCTGAGCTTCCATTCTTATTAGAGCAGCTTCTCTCTTTTCCTCGAGTAAATCTAAATTCGTTCTTATCTCTTCACCATTTGATTCATCAGTTACTTGTGTAAATCTCATACTTGGATCACCTATTTCAACTGGAATTAAGGCTTCAGCACCATAAATAAGTGAAAATAGAGTCTCTCCCGTGCCTATCTTTGATGTCAttcgataagcccataatactCCTGGTAGCACCTCAGGCCACTTGCCTTTTGATTCCTCTAatctcttcttcaaattattaatgataatcttatttgttgaTTCAGCTTGTCCATTGGCCATGGGGTGATAAGGTAAGGAAGTTATTTGTTTAATCTGCCAACTCTGAAAAAGTTCTGTGACTTTCGTGCCTATGAACTGTGGGccattatcacatacgatttCTCTTGGCACTCTAAATCGGCATATAATGTTTCGCCAAATAAAGTTTATGACTTCCTTCTCTCGTACCTATTTGAAGGCTCCTGCctctacccatttagaaaaataatctgTTAATACTAACAAAAACCGTACCTTTCTTTTAGCTTGTGGCAATGGTCCCACGATATCCATCATCCACTTCATGAATGACTATGGGGAAATAACCGTATATAATAGCTCTGCTGGGCGATGCATGTTATTACCATATCGTTGGCATTTATCACACTTTGCCATAAAACTTTCTGCATCTTCTTCCATTTTCGGCCAGTAGTATCTTGCTCTAATTAAAGTCTTTACCAAGGATCTTCCTCCTGCGTAATTTCTATAATGTCCCTCATGTACTTCTCTCATCACATATTCTGTCTGAGCAGGTCCGAGGCATCTTGCTAAAGGTCCTCCGAATATTTTTTGATATAAATTTTCTCGAATTAAGCAGTAACGGGCAGCTTTTCGTCAAAGTAACTGAGACTCTTTCTTGTCTTC is drawn from Nicotiana tomentosiformis chromosome 12, ASM39032v3, whole genome shotgun sequence and contains these coding sequences:
- the LOC138903251 gene encoding uncharacterized protein, translating into MANGQAESTNKIIINNLKKRLEESKGKWPEVLPGVLWAYRMTSKIGTGETLFSLIYGAEALIPVEIGDPSMRFTQVTDESNGEEIRTNLDLLEEKREAALIRMEAQKQIIERYYNRKAHLRYFKIGDFVLKKVFQTTKATSAGKLSSNWEGPYKIQSIAGKGAYELETMEGKEMDQMEGTIKCLRFHISKL